The Candidatus Methylomirabilota bacterium DNA window GGGCCAGCCTGTCCAGGTGCGCCTCCGCGCCCTGCTCCGTGATCTCCACCACCGGACCCCGCACGGCCAGGTAGCGATTCGGGTTGTCCGGGTCCGGGATCTCGATGGCCACCTGCCGGCGGTTGTCCATGTTGAGGTCCTTCTGCCGGCCGGCCGCCGAGTTGACGAGGATGTGCCGCCCGTCGTAGTCCACCCACACGGGCGTGAGGTGAGGGGTGCCGTCGGGCATCAGCGTCGCCAGGTGGGCGTAGGTCCGCTTCTGGAAGAGATCGAGAAACTCCGAGGGGATCGGCCCGGCCGGCGGCTGCTCCCGGCGCCAGGCGTCGTAGCGCGCGGTGAACTCGGGGTCCTTCCGCTGGAGCCGGTGGTAACCGACCCGCCGGCTGCGCGTCATCAGTCGGTAGGCGAAGGGGATGGGGGCGAGGTCCAGGTAGTCGCCCACCTGTTCCAGCCAGAGCAGGCTCGCGTAGGCCGCCTCCTGGAACTCGTCGACCACCGGCTTGCGCACGCGCTGGAACTCGACCAGGGCCGCCTCGACCCGTCGCTGGCCGGCGAAGCAGCCGGCCAGCGCGATGGCGTCTTCCAGGGCGAGCTTCGTCCCGGATCCGATGGAGAAATGCGCGGTGTGAAGGGCATCGCCGAGCAAGACGATGTGTCGGTGGCTCCAGTGCTTGTTCTTCACCAGCGGGAAGTTGAGCCACTTGACGAAGTTGTTGGAGAGCAGGGGGTGGCCGCCGAGGTCGGCCTTGAAGACGTGGGCCAGGTATGCGCACGTCTCCTCGTCGCTCATCCGCTCGAGGCCGGCCCGCGCCCACGTCTCGGGAGGGCACTCCACGATGAAGGTGCTGGTCGTCGGGTTGAACTTGTAGGCGTGGT harbors:
- a CDS encoding TIGR03618 family F420-dependent PPOX class oxidoreductase, whose protein sequence is MKIHVVGGGPAGLYFAILMKKREPAHAITLFERDGPNDTFGWGIVFSDRTYTFLRDHDPETYADITAASEVWDNVDVVHRGQKVSVRGNRFSGIGRLAFLNILQARCRALGVDVRFHQNVAGVGPPDEVAACDLLVGADGANSLVRRTYTDFFLPSVDVRQNKYLWLGTSQLFHGLTIGFREADAGLFIYHAYKFNPTTSTFIVECPPETWARAGLERMSDEETCAYLAHVFKADLGGHPLLSNNFVKWLNFPLVKNKHWSHRHIVLLGDALHTAHFSIGSGTKLALEDAIALAGCFAGQRRVEAALVEFQRVRKPVVDEFQEAAYASLLWLEQVGDYLDLAPIPFAYRLMTRSRRVGYHRLQRKDPEFTARYDAWRREQPPAGPIPSEFLDLFQKRTYAHLATLMPDGTPHLTPVWVDYDGRHILVNSAAGRQKDLNMDNRRQVAIEIPDPDNPNRYLAVRGPVVEITEQGAEAHLDRLAQRYLGTETYPASWRFPGEVRRIYKIAPKRVTTWDPFG